The genome window AAATGTGGATACGGCCTACTTAGAAAGAGGTTTTTCTGGTCCCTATGGGAGAACCTCATGTTTTATGGACACAAAAAGTGCCCTGTGAACACCCGAGACTTGATATCCCAGACTGATGCTGGCCTAAGTGCAATTACCCAATTTGCACTGCTATGTTTAGAGCCcctgaaacacacacacagccaTCCATGCCAACCAGTCTAAATTCCTGCCTGCGCTTTCCCTGAACTGTTGTGGGAGGTTGTTCGAACCTGGGCTTGCTGCTCAGTCTTATCTATGTTGGGAACAGCAGGTGAACTGCATATGTGATGTTCATCGGAGTCTGGTTCTTCCCCTGCAGCTGCAATGCTGAGACTGCTGCCAAATCCCCCTCCAAGGGACAGTGTGATCTGAGGGAAGCTGATATCCCACCTCCGGAGGACAGCCAGCAGCCCACAGCGATGTCCATGGCAACAGAGACCTGGGAGGACAAGCCAAGCAATGAGACATCCAGCGACAGTCCACCTGCAGGGAATGTAAGGGAGAGGAATTCCCCTCTCATCTTGGGCATGtgttcaggattttttttcttgtcagaagCTCTAAAGGATCCCTTCGTTCTAGGAACTGGGCAGGCTGGGAGCCTGGGATCTGAAATCACACCAACTCCCATGAGCTATTAAACTCTGTTAGAAGCATTTCTAGTGCCTTTTTTATTACAGTTAATGAAACAGGAGTCGGTTTTGTGCCCCGCCTATCTGCCACCGCATCTCTTGCAGGGAGTTCAGCAATAACCCCTTCATGGCTTTTGGTGTGCCACCAGCCCCTCATTGCTGCACTGCCCAGGAGATCAGACAGACTCCCTCCTGGTCCCCACTTGGTCAAACTGCTAATGTAGGTAAGGCATAGAGACTGGAGTTTCTGACCCTGCAGCGCTGAAACGTTCACAGAACAGAGGCAAGCTAGCTCAGATCGCTGGAGGACAGGCTCAGCACCCCCTTTAGGCCCTTAGCCAGGGCTATGCTGTTGACTTCTTCATGGTTATTTGACAGCCGTGATCCAGCCACTACGGAGCCACTGTACTCAGAGCTACACAACAGCAAAGGGAGAGGGGTCCTTGCTGTTAGGACTAAGCAAGacagagggacctggggggaCAGATTTCTTAATGATCATGTAGCGGAGCTGCATTTACAATCCCACCGCTGATgagtttccttttctctcctttggcAACTAAAATCCAGCGGCTGCAAACCAGGTGCTGCTTTGACCACTGCCTTGCTCCAAACCCACTTGCCTTTCTTGCAGACCCCCAGTCCCAGCTGCCGCCGATCCAGCTCCGACATCGTCTATGAGAGCACGGATGGTGCCAAGGCCCAGCGGGAGTGCCGGCTGCGGCCGCACTTCAGTGACCCTATGCCGACAGACTCGGTGAAGAggaagcagctggagctgaagatAGCAGCTGCAGCACGGCAGCACGCACAGAAGCGCCGGCAGGAGCGAGACTACGGTACCCACATTCTGCACACTCAGAGGGGGTTGATGGGCCACATGCTGAGCCCTGCTACACTGGTGTAAATATGGAGTGACTCTAATGACCTGGGGGAGGGAAGCATTCTGGGTTTAACCCAGGCATGCAAGAAATCAGGATCTACTCTGCTGTGTCTTTGTCCCTGCCTGGCAGAtggcaggggaagagagagccCAAATGAGTTCACAGGTATGGGCAGTGCAGGGATGACAGGCCCCGAGCTTCACCTGGGAGCCAATTACTTCTGACTCTCGCCAGTCTCAGCAGCCAAACAGGAGGGGAGACAGCTAACAGCCCTGCTTTCACCAGATCTAGCCGGCCCCACAGGGTTCCTGCCACTCATGGCTGTGCCAGCTTGAGCTCCTTAGGTGAGCTCTGTGCAGCTGGCAATGCCTGTAATGATTTGTGTCTGTTCTCAGGTCCAGTGGTAGCAAAAGCCAACCTTGGCCATGGTGGCAGCTTTGATGAGACCCGCCGCGCCCCACGTGGCTCCCTCCGCTCCAGACATCATTGGAGCAATGTCAGCAGCCTGAGCACGGACAGCGGGATTGTTGGCGTGAACGATGTCCGGGATGATCTGGATCCCAGCGAGGCCACCCGGACCAAGTCAGCAGATGTGGAGAGGGCAGATAGTGGCATTGGCCAGATGCCAGCCAGAAAGTGGAGGAACAGGGCATCTGAAACGCTGAGCTCCCTGCAAGCCTGGGAAGCCCACCGTCCCTGCACTGACTGTGGAGAAAGGGACCTCCCGGTGGAGACAGATGTGCAGAACTGCAATCAGAGGCGGGCTGACCTCTGCGAGAAGTGCCGCAAGCGCAGGACGGAGCGCAAGGAGTCTGTGCTGGAGTTTGTCAACACGGAGGCCAGCTATGGAGAGGACCTGCGCATCATCAAAGAGGAGTTCTACCTCCccatgcaggcagctgggcttctgagccaggagcagctcctgggcaTCTTCAGCAACATCCAGGAGCTCATCGACCTCAACGAGAACTTCCTGGAGGTACTCCAGGAAGAGATCGATCAGGCCTTTGACCAGGTATGATGCTGCGTGCTCTACAGGCGCTGGACCAGGCAGACAGGAATAGGTTTTGCATTAGTGAGGCAGCATAGATGGAGCAGGGGATCAGGAGGTAGGACTCCTGGGTTCTGGTCATCTGCCCAGTACCTTCCTTCCTCAGCGAGGAATAAACCAGTGATTTCCATAGGCCTGTGCCAGGTCACAGCTGCTGGCCTCACTCTCTGCTCTGGTAATGCCCCTGACATTAGCAGGCCATCAGCAGTCTAGCTCCTTTATCCCATTAACAGGATCTAACTGTCCCATTACCAAAGTTAGCTTTAAGCCAGTTAGCTTGGACACTGATAAGCGTGTGACCATGGGGGCACAGAGCTCAGCTTGGTCTGGCCACCAGAAGAATGGAGGGGACCGAGCTCACAGGCCACGCTCTTATCCAACACTGAGCTGGCTCGCTTCAGGCTGGCTTGGGTGTATTTGCCTTGGGTTGCCCTTTATTGCAGCTTGCCTCTAGGCTGGCTGTGTGGCTAGGCAGCAcaggctgctccctgctctggTGACAACTGGCCCTTACAGCTCTGTGTACCAGTTGCTTCTACCGATACACCCTGCCTTGCACAAGGGACTTTCCTACCCCATGAGCGTGGTGGTCAGAGGgcagagaaatagaaataagaCTCTAGAGCAGCAGACAATCACTGCAAAGGATACATAAACAGCTCCATACCCTCCTTTCttcaacaaaccaaaacccacttGTTGCTGTATCAGTCTCACCAGGATGTTTTGTTCTCTAGGAAACGcatccctcctttcccttcccgAAACCCTGCATGTCAGACTGAGCGACACGTGTCTCAAAAACTGGCAACTTTGACAACCACTCTCATGCACCTGGCACAGTGAAGACAGATGTGCACTGCGGGTGTGATGTCCCCTGTGAATAATTTATTGAGACAATGGCTTCTACAAAGAGCCGTGGatttccctgtctcctcctccaTGTTGCCCTTTGCAGTCAGAGCTCAGTACTGCACCAAAAAGCCGCCAGGAGCCAGagagctgctccctctctcGCTGCTCAAATGAGTAGTGATTGCAGAGCATGTCAGCATACACCTAGACAAAGCCAAGAGCATTATGTGGCACCAGATTCTTACTATTCCCTTATTTTGTTACACATCCAGAAATCAGAGAACAATTTAccatgaaatttatttttcacttagGCATCAAAGTAGCCAGTCAGAGCACAACTGAAGGAGACTGCTTCCCAGCCAGACCAGTTGCTGAGAACAACTGCAGAAGTTGTTAAGTGCCACGTCTGTTACCAGAGTTACAGGCTGCCTCTGCCCATTTGCTCCTAAATGCTCTCTGTTCATTTATGCACTGCTGCATTAGCCTTAGGGCAGACCTGCCGGCAAGAAGGGCCCCAGTACATCCTCCTGACTAGCAGGCACACTCTGGCCTCTGGCCTTTGAGCCCCTGCTCTGGTGAGCTGGCCGAGcccacagaagcagagaagacgTCTCTATGTGTAGAAGAGCAAGCAGTTAGACCagctttctttcccctccccacacagTGCTTCCCCCAGGACCTGCAGGGACTGCCTTTCCACCAGGAAGGGTGAGCCCAGTTCCACCTTTGGTCTGGTGTTCACCAGATCCTGCAGTAGGTTCATGCTGATAGGACTGAACGCAGGCTCCATGCTTGTGCCTCTCCTGAGCTAACCCAGCAGGGGCTGTATTGCATGCTTGCAGGGTGATGATGACCTGATGACCGTGTGCATCGGCGAAATATTTCTAGAGTTCGTCAACATGCTGCCAGCCTTTCAGACCTACTGTCTTCAGCAGTCCTCCTCCGTGAATATGCTCAACGcgctggagaaggagaaagagttGCTCAGGTGAGAAAAGGGCTGAGCGTATTCTTCCAGGCTTTGGGGACAGGAAGGCACCAGGCTGAGGGTGAAGCCTTTGTCAGCTCAACTAGATCAAAGTTTTGATGCTAATGTTCTTCAGTGATGAGCTGATCTCTCTTGGGGCGAGCAGAGTAATTTACTCTCCAAAACATATTAACCCCTTGATATCTCCACTGAGGCAGCCAGTTGGTCCCCGGCTGTACACTATATTTTGTGGTACCAGTGTTTGCCCACTGACTGCTGGGCTGAACTTTCACCAAATAACACCCAGCTGAGAACAGCTCTCAGTCCCTGCGCCAGAGCATGGTTTGGATTTCCACTGGGGAAAGCCACTGTATGAAGCATGCATGGCTTGAATTTGTTTCCCATTCCTAGCCCTGGCCTATTGGGCAACGTCAGGCGAGTCACTTCTCTCTTTCCACTGCAACAGCTTAAAATGATGACGGTACCAAATTCTGGTTTAGACTGCTTTGTAATCTAACGATGAAAGGAGCTACAAATTAGTGTAATCTGATATAAGCTGATGTATCTGCCTCGGACCTGACGTAGGTACACACTACGTCAGTGTGTACCAGACAAAGATCACACCCTCGTTGTTTTACAACGATTTAATAGAAGGCTGCCAGGATGTTACGTGCTAGTGTCCCAGGCACCTCATCGCTGTTCTGCAGCTgagcacagctgcagaaattgtTGTTAGTTTTTGAGAAGACAGAATTCACAAGGCTGGCAAAACCAGAGGGGGGGCTGCAGTGCCCAGCAGCTGTCAGCACCACACTGTTCATTTGCATTTAGGATTTCAGCATCTGCTGGCAGAACAGCCACCATTTCATTCCCTCTTCTTAAATCCCTGCAGAATATTCCTCAATGTCTCCCAGAACGACAACACAGCACTGCGGCGGATGAACTTGAGGTCCTTCCTGATGGCCCCTTTGCAAAGAGTCACCAAGTACccactgctgctcagcagaATCATCAAGGCCACCACTGAGTACCACCCAGATCATGGCAGCCTGCGGGAGGCCAAGAGCCGCATCGAGTCCCACCTGGAGCACATCAACATGAAAACCAAGCAGGAGGGGAACACGTGGACCCTCCGCTCCTTTCGCCAggacagcaagaagaaaagggaagtcATCAACATTGAGATGAGAGAAACCGCCCTCAAAACTGTAGGTTGGCTGCGGGAGGAAACGCGATTTGTGATGGAGGGGTCTCTGCAGCTGGCCCAGCCCCCCGACGGCCAGTGGGTGAAGAAAGGCAGCAAGACCCTGAAGTTCCAGAACATGCAGGTCCTCCTCCTGGTGAACATGAAGCGCGTGTCTGAGTCCAGCCTGGAGTCAGCCGAGCCAGGGCCTGTGAAGGATGCCGTGCTGGTACTCATCAGGGACAAAAATAACGGGAAGTTCCATTTGCTCAGGGAGCCCTTGAGGCTGAGTAACTGCATCGTCTCTACTGATCCTGACTGCGACGACACTTTTGAACTCATTGAGATCAGGCGGGAGGCATTTGTGTTCCGGGACAGCGACCGGGCACGGACTCACCACTGGTTCAGGCAGATCAGGCGGTACTCAAGGGAGCTGGGCTCCTGGAAGAAGCGGCGGAACGCGCTGCCCAACATCATGATCAGCACCCCTCACACCAGGCCCTGAGTCCTGCGCAGGCAGCACGCAGGGAGACTTGGCTTGACCAGTGCCACGTGCAAGAGGACCATCAAGAGCCTCAGTGGCTTGAACTTGCTCTGCTCCATGGACAACACAGGGAGGAGCCTGGCTCATGAAGACTCTTAGCAGCACTGGAAGCAAGCATTACAGCCTAATTCTGATCTCCAGCCTCAGGACTCACAACCTGTTTGTGGCTGATGTACATGCAGAGATGGCTTCCCTCAAGGAGCAGAtctctggaagaaaatactgagtTTAACTTGTTAATATTGCACTGCGGGAGAATGATGTATGATGCTTGCCATTGCATGGATTGTGTTGAAAGCCGGTCTTGACAACATGAGAGAGGTTTCCACCATTGACTGTATTTCATCAGCATTAGGTAAAGTCAGGGTCAAAACTAGGTGCAGTATTATGCAACAGTAGAGGAAAGTTGGAGAAAATGATGTTTTCCACTGCTACTCCTAAGCACTATATTTCATTGTTCACCTCTGTATATTCAGTCAAAATACTTGTTTAACAAGAAAGGTCTTTCATCTTTAATCCAAATCAAGTAGGTATCAATTTGCTGAGATTCAGCTGCATGcacacagcaaggaaaaaaaaatcagacaagtATAAAAGGAGTTCTTGCTCTCTGACACATACACCCCAAATACGTGTAGAACCTGTGGAAGAGCAGTATACCCCCACTGAAAGTCTGTTATTTAACTGACTTAGGGACTGGAACATAATGCTGCATCTGAAATATCTCAGAAGTGTATGTAAATATAGCTCCGCTACCACTAATAGTGAACTTAAAAGTTTGCGATTATTTAAATGATGTAATCTAgtgtatttcaaaatttaacTGAAAGGAACAATTTACATTGTACTGTAGAGTAACATAAAAGGTTTTAATAATTATGTTTCAATGACTTCAGGTGGGTATTTTTTTGAACACTTGTTTTCTGGAGTAGATATTTCATTTAGTGTGGGTGGCATTCAGGTGAACAATGTGCCCACGTCCGTTCTTTGGATCCCCTGAACAGAATTCAGGGGCTACTCCTAATGAGACTGGGAGAACAGTACAAGCCTGCTACCCCAATTCTCACTAGACAACAATAGACTGGCACAAAATGTTATGCCCGGGCAGGTCAGGCCCCGGCGCACCAGACATGAGAGCTGAAACTGAGGCCACAAAAGCGCTCCCCCATAAGGTCCAGCCTCTCTCAGCTCCGCAGCAGGGAAATGACTCGAAGCTGAACAATGGTAAAAAGGCAAACAGGGTTTAACCTTTTCAGCCTGACGTTACCACTGACCGCGGCCTTGCGATTACAAGATCAGCAAAATGTCACGCTGTGACTTACACAGCAAAGGCCAGATTACAGCCCTAGAGGCTAAGTTAAAGGAGCCTGAGTTTTGGTCGGTGGGTCTCAGAGGACAGCCTGTAAATGTTCTTTCAGCCGCCCCCAGGGTAAGGACAAAGCCAATCAGTATTATTCACTCCCaacaaagtatttctgttacaggcatttattttacagGAGGATTCACACAAAGAAGCATAATTGTGCATTTCTCCAGAGATCAATCAGCATCAGTGAGCGCACAAACAAAAGTGGACAGAGGCTACCTTCACGTAGGTAGCCCTAGTCTTGTAAAGTCACCACTGACCCAAGGCCTGAGCAGGCCTGCAAACCATGCCCAGTGCTTTGTCCTCCTGCCGCAGCTGCCAGGGCTTGTTACACTGCTCTGGGCACTGAGGCAGGCACCAGCAGTGAGACATGTGCATACTggctctattttcttttcatctgcaCTGTCCAGCATTTTTGTCCTTGAGGAAATGGGAGTTGTGGCATCATCAGGGGCTTTACAAACGCGTACCCAAGACGTGAGGGTGGCAGCACACAGCTGAGCGCTGCAGCGAGCGATAGCTGGCAAAACGCTTGTTGGGGCAGCAGCCTGACTCCCTCAAGTGAGATGGAATTCCCTCCAGCTATTTCTAGTCGTTAGACAATAAATTGTTTGTTCTCCCAAAGTATGCACTGAACACCCAGTGACGAGCACGACGCATTGCTTTTATAagtttgttgcttgtttttcaaacagatgGATGCCtaagcagagcagctgctggaggaagatTTCTCTGATGCTGTCATGACAGATCTGCATCTAACAGCCTTCAAGCACCACTCAcctaaaatgcaaaaagcaacagcttgtagcacctttgttttctctcccaaGATCAAAATGGCGCAGCTACCTTCTCTTCGTTACCACCAGTGGCAGTTTTGATAAGGGAAGGCATAAGTACACTAAGCCTAATAGCTTAATTTATCCAAACAGTGAGTTTCCTTTCTGGAAAGTTTTCAATTACTTTCCAGCACAGTGATTTTCTCCACACCAATTCACGCTCAAAACCAGCAGTGGACTGTTTGTACAGTCATATCTTTAAATCAAGATACCTTTAGTCACCCTGGCTGTTCCAAAAGGTTAGAGAACAATAAGTATATGTAAAAGATCTGATATGTAGCATCAATCTTGCGTTTGGGTGATTGTTCAATTTGTCAGATTCAGGGGTTTTCTAGGTATCACAggaaacacctgcctgccaggctCCTCGTAATTATGGCCTATT of Ciconia boyciana chromosome 10, ASM3463844v1, whole genome shotgun sequence contains these proteins:
- the LOC140657701 gene encoding uncharacterized protein isoform X1, whose amino-acid sequence is MTYISVDERQEHCRVILSCQNNQLYAQHGLKDFSVSSMHPLKNLDTQIFSGDFHTLDSCHTGKAPLASPVENRMYRSVENLHWATAADSGLYSHCRSLDNEIIFRYRGTSQWTEGSVDVAPAQSTSDSLRNLSLHAKQTSRSAQNVPLPPFAKVPQWLFPSAEERALHGDAKKELKEKLRLHSSKVAEPCKPVRPQAALPDLMAREFFECQMCQQYKNGCAVSCCTVLVEHTALRHNLTGRQKLCFAHRLISPEDIKQEAQRRLQLQRQNSSPSLPLQHAGESHEMAKSRTAETLEQYSGETDVKATLGQSKKGRCKGRLYIPTFEEFKQMRSKEANSSASSSGPTECLNKGLPANQTLEEENKKNVCPEALGTKAVNEAAVTAEDDDDVFHENHTSAGFSQYPATWDGFRTSSPEVKDRTFQISSPDGSLVPICSSPIPRSPLQAVAIHRAGQEIFSDEQQKGETRQLNDVLHLAGQSLASEAQSSCCSSLLLEATDLSSYGAKLQKMKDEFIGSALELIKKSCNAETAAKSPSKGQCDLREADIPPPEDSQQPTAMSMATETWEDKPSNETSSDSPPAGNTPSPSCRRSSSDIVYESTDGAKAQRECRLRPHFSDPMPTDSVKRKQLELKIAAAARQHAQKRRQERDYGPVVAKANLGHGGSFDETRRAPRGSLRSRHHWSNVSSLSTDSGIVGVNDVRDDLDPSEATRTKSADVERADSGIGQMPARKWRNRASETLSSLQAWEAHRPCTDCGERDLPVETDVQNCNQRRADLCEKCRKRRTERKESVLEFVNTEASYGEDLRIIKEEFYLPMQAAGLLSQEQLLGIFSNIQELIDLNENFLEVLQEEIDQAFDQGDDDLMTVCIGEIFLEFVNMLPAFQTYCLQQSSSVNMLNALEKEKELLRIFLNVSQNDNTALRRMNLRSFLMAPLQRVTKYPLLLSRIIKATTEYHPDHGSLREAKSRIESHLEHINMKTKQEGNTWTLRSFRQDSKKKREVINIEMRETALKTVGWLREETRFVMEGSLQLAQPPDGQWVKKGSKTLKFQNMQVLLLVNMKRVSESSLESAEPGPVKDAVLVLIRDKNNGKFHLLREPLRLSNCIVSTDPDCDDTFELIEIRREAFVFRDSDRARTHHWFRQIRRYSRELGSWKKRRNALPNIMISTPHTRP
- the LOC140657701 gene encoding uncharacterized protein isoform X3 → MITESPDPHVSLLSPVGSSRAAKKGELQPHHEKTGCNAETAAKSPSKGQCDLREADIPPPEDSQQPTAMSMATETWEDKPSNETSSDSPPAGNTPSPSCRRSSSDIVYESTDGAKAQRECRLRPHFSDPMPTDSVKRKQLELKIAAAARQHAQKRRQERDYGPVVAKANLGHGGSFDETRRAPRGSLRSRHHWSNVSSLSTDSGIVGVNDVRDDLDPSEATRTKSADVERADSGIGQMPARKWRNRASETLSSLQAWEAHRPCTDCGERDLPVETDVQNCNQRRADLCEKCRKRRTERKESVLEFVNTEASYGEDLRIIKEEFYLPMQAAGLLSQEQLLGIFSNIQELIDLNENFLEVLQEEIDQAFDQGDDDLMTVCIGEIFLEFVNMLPAFQTYCLQQSSSVNMLNALEKEKELLRIFLNVSQNDNTALRRMNLRSFLMAPLQRVTKYPLLLSRIIKATTEYHPDHGSLREAKSRIESHLEHINMKTKQEGNTWTLRSFRQDSKKKREVINIEMRETALKTVGWLREETRFVMEGSLQLAQPPDGQWVKKGSKTLKFQNMQVLLLVNMKRVSESSLESAEPGPVKDAVLVLIRDKNNGKFHLLREPLRLSNCIVSTDPDCDDTFELIEIRREAFVFRDSDRARTHHWFRQIRRYSRELGSWKKRRNALPNIMISTPHTRP
- the LOC140657701 gene encoding uncharacterized protein isoform X2, which encodes MGWFQNEQPRGQSLASEAQSSCCSSLLLEATDLSSYGAKLQKMKDEFIGSALELIKKSCNAETAAKSPSKGQCDLREADIPPPEDSQQPTAMSMATETWEDKPSNETSSDSPPAGNTPSPSCRRSSSDIVYESTDGAKAQRECRLRPHFSDPMPTDSVKRKQLELKIAAAARQHAQKRRQERDYGPVVAKANLGHGGSFDETRRAPRGSLRSRHHWSNVSSLSTDSGIVGVNDVRDDLDPSEATRTKSADVERADSGIGQMPARKWRNRASETLSSLQAWEAHRPCTDCGERDLPVETDVQNCNQRRADLCEKCRKRRTERKESVLEFVNTEASYGEDLRIIKEEFYLPMQAAGLLSQEQLLGIFSNIQELIDLNENFLEVLQEEIDQAFDQGDDDLMTVCIGEIFLEFVNMLPAFQTYCLQQSSSVNMLNALEKEKELLRIFLNVSQNDNTALRRMNLRSFLMAPLQRVTKYPLLLSRIIKATTEYHPDHGSLREAKSRIESHLEHINMKTKQEGNTWTLRSFRQDSKKKREVINIEMRETALKTVGWLREETRFVMEGSLQLAQPPDGQWVKKGSKTLKFQNMQVLLLVNMKRVSESSLESAEPGPVKDAVLVLIRDKNNGKFHLLREPLRLSNCIVSTDPDCDDTFELIEIRREAFVFRDSDRARTHHWFRQIRRYSRELGSWKKRRNALPNIMISTPHTRP